From the genome of Candidatus Electrothrix communis, one region includes:
- a CDS encoding FkbM family methyltransferase, whose translation MSLYKLIKKNLLSIISKTTWEKKAIWLAADYPEYISYGNRLLTFNFLNLEIKAGEYEFLLDGFDYLRQLNKWGGFSFIISNGIVNARGNDFDAEIQTAEELFILKEILLNKDYNFQALDRVVVVDIGMNVGLASLYFASREDVEHVYGFEPFKPTYKQCIRNMNKNKNLANKITANNFGLSHNRKALEVDYNFDNKGQVGIHGTGLIRSSMKLITKEKIELFPILSEIHKIIEHHLGMDLVCKIDCEGGEYDFFESFSKCGIPDPIKIIMMEWHRKAPNELLSILKRNNFRAITIYGDRQDVGMIYAFKES comes from the coding sequence ATGTCGCTATACAAATTGATTAAAAAAAACTTGCTATCAATAATTTCAAAAACCACATGGGAGAAAAAAGCCATTTGGTTAGCAGCAGATTATCCAGAATATATATCTTATGGAAATAGACTCCTTACCTTTAATTTTTTGAATTTAGAAATTAAGGCAGGGGAATATGAGTTTTTACTGGATGGTTTTGACTATCTGAGACAGCTTAATAAATGGGGAGGTTTTTCATTTATAATTTCCAATGGAATTGTTAATGCGAGAGGCAATGATTTTGATGCGGAAATTCAAACAGCAGAAGAACTCTTTATTTTAAAAGAAATTTTGCTCAACAAAGATTATAATTTTCAGGCGTTGGATAGAGTCGTTGTAGTAGATATCGGAATGAATGTTGGATTAGCGAGTCTTTATTTTGCATCACGCGAAGATGTTGAACATGTTTATGGCTTTGAACCGTTTAAGCCAACATATAAACAATGTATACGAAATATGAACAAGAATAAAAACCTTGCTAACAAAATAACAGCAAATAATTTTGGCTTGTCTCACAACAGAAAAGCTCTTGAAGTTGATTACAATTTTGATAACAAGGGACAGGTGGGTATACATGGTACTGGGCTCATCAGATCGTCGATGAAATTGATAACTAAGGAGAAGATAGAGTTGTTTCCTATTTTATCAGAAATTCATAAAATAATTGAGCACCATCTAGGGATGGATTTGGTTTGTAAAATTGATTGCGAAGGGGGTGAATATGATTTTTTTGAATCATTTTCGAAGTGCGGTATACCTGATCCCATTAAAATTATCATGATGGAGTGGCACAGAAAAGCACCGAACGAATTATTGAGCATCTTGAAACGGAATAATTTTAGAGCTATTACTATATACGGTGATCGGCAGGATGTTGGAATGATTTATGCCTTTAAAGAGAGTTAA
- a CDS encoding ABC transporter ATP-binding protein, with the protein MLFLLMLLSVFAEVITIGAVIPFLGVLTAPEQLFKLSWIKPLIHMLEAEEARELLLPLTLAFILIAIFSSAIRISQLWYNSRLTAAMGTQLRHDIYVMALNKPYEFHLAHNSSDLISLTTEKVGAAIGAGIMQVLSLLTALVMSLAIVTTLIYIHPFVALIAFISWGGGYILIARLVRKQVRKNSDIIRENQPQSVKCMQEGLGGIRDVILDNSQKVFSQGYAKTVSRIQYAAVQNSFLSVVPKNLLEVLGITLIALLAYAMQTGPSSGQNALPLLGAFALGAQRLLPGLQQIYYSWSLINGNHAVLEDVIAWLTAANKAVKTENPLVSSLDFREKIKLQDISFQYAGTEKKVLSNVRLTIPKGSRVGFIGETGSGKSTLLDVIMGLLTPAGGQLQVDGRNVDSANVKAWQRNIAHVSQTIFLADGSMLENIAFGIPVTKIDIEQVQKAAKLAQIHDFIETLPDGYQTLVGERGVRISGGQRQRIGIARALYKEAKILVLDEATSALDDTTEKAVMAAIDSLDESLTVLIIAHRLSTLAGCDQIIELAQGEIARTGGMWI; encoded by the coding sequence GTGCTTTTTTTACTTATGCTTCTCTCCGTCTTTGCTGAGGTTATAACCATAGGGGCTGTTATCCCCTTTCTCGGGGTGTTAACCGCCCCGGAACAGCTTTTTAAGCTTTCCTGGATAAAGCCCCTGATACATATGTTGGAAGCGGAGGAAGCTAGAGAGCTCCTCTTACCTCTTACCCTTGCCTTTATTCTTATCGCTATATTTTCGTCGGCAATTCGTATTTCACAGCTCTGGTATAATAGCAGGTTAACGGCTGCCATGGGTACCCAGTTACGCCATGATATCTACGTAATGGCCCTTAATAAGCCCTATGAGTTTCATCTCGCCCATAATAGTAGTGATTTGATCAGTCTGACAACCGAGAAGGTTGGTGCTGCCATTGGCGCAGGAATTATGCAGGTTCTTTCTTTGCTGACAGCTTTGGTTATGAGCCTTGCCATTGTCACCACGCTTATTTATATCCATCCTTTTGTTGCCTTGATTGCCTTTATCAGCTGGGGTGGTGGATATATCCTCATTGCCCGTCTTGTTCGAAAACAAGTCAGAAAGAACAGTGATATTATACGTGAAAATCAACCCCAATCAGTCAAATGTATGCAAGAAGGCCTTGGGGGGATTCGAGATGTTATTTTGGATAACAGCCAGAAGGTCTTTAGTCAGGGGTATGCAAAGACGGTTAGCAGAATCCAATATGCCGCTGTCCAAAATTCCTTCTTAAGCGTGGTGCCAAAAAATTTACTTGAAGTCTTGGGTATTACTCTGATAGCCTTGCTGGCCTATGCAATGCAGACTGGTCCCTCATCCGGCCAGAACGCCTTACCCTTACTGGGTGCCTTTGCTTTGGGTGCCCAGCGTCTTTTACCTGGCCTTCAGCAGATTTATTATTCCTGGTCCCTTATTAACGGTAACCATGCCGTGTTGGAGGATGTCATCGCTTGGCTGACTGCTGCGAACAAGGCCGTAAAGACAGAGAATCCTCTTGTCTCGTCATTGGACTTTAGGGAAAAGATTAAACTGCAAGATATCAGTTTTCAGTATGCAGGGACTGAGAAAAAAGTTCTGTCCAATGTTCGACTGACCATACCGAAAGGTTCCAGAGTAGGATTTATTGGAGAGACGGGGAGCGGCAAGAGCACCTTGCTTGATGTTATTATGGGTCTGTTGACCCCAGCAGGGGGACAGCTGCAAGTGGATGGAAGGAATGTTGATTCGGCTAACGTGAAAGCTTGGCAACGGAACATTGCCCATGTTTCACAAACGATTTTCCTGGCCGACGGATCAATGCTGGAGAATATTGCCTTTGGAATACCAGTAACCAAAATTGATATAGAGCAGGTCCAAAAAGCTGCCAAGCTAGCTCAGATTCATGATTTTATAGAGACCTTGCCAGACGGATATCAAACCCTTGTTGGCGAACGGGGAGTGCGGATCTCCGGCGGTCAACGGCAGCGTATTGGGATTGCCCGTGCCTTGTATAAAGAGGCGAAAATCCTTGTGCTGGACGAAGCGACCAGTGCCCTTGATGATACAACGGAAAAGGCGGTGATGGCGGCTATTGATAGTTTGGATGAGAGTCTGACGGTCTTGATTATTGCCCATCGGCTTTCTACTTTGGCTGGGTGTGATCAAATTATCGAATTGGCGCAGGGTGAGATTGCTAGAACAGGGGGTATGTGGATATGA
- the hrpB gene encoding ATP-dependent helicase HrpB translates to MHLPDHLPVYKILPQLKEALARKGRAVLTAPPGSGKTTLAPLALQDASWLQGKKILLLEPRRIAARLAAEYMSKLCQEKVGNTVGYQIRFDRRISARTKVEVITEGILCRRLQQDPELSDIGLVIFDEFHERSLNSDLAFTLCLDVLSGLRDDLRLLVMSATMDAEAVSSLLDDAPIINGQGRMFPVRKEYLPPLPQFASSRPDQLARSTSRAIRQVLGQEQGDLLVFLPGMGEIRRVQEQLADVEKIIVRPLHGSLKPAEQELAIQPDAAGRQRVILATTIAETSVTIEGITAVIDCGWKRVPRFDNNSGLSRLETVRISKASAEQRAGRAGRLGPGVCYQLWDKGVDVGLQAFDQPEISQADLAPMVLELANWGVLDPAQLSWLTSPPAASFAQGKELLQRLGALDRQGRITKMGRAMADFSLHPRLARMLLLADKENRHTALDLAALLSEPDLLSGNDSADLEDRLSCLHRFRTQGRAAVRALGGHMGTCARVEQSTRQLASLLKGKSAQKTHQLSVGGLLALAWPDRVALRRSHGSYKLVSGRGGLLRPHDPLAASQLLVVPSLDAGHQDGRIFLAAQLDQDELEILFQDELAEQDEVFWDSTAERVVSRAVVRLGQLLVSEKPLADPDPAAVQHALLSGIRELGIEILHWSAKARQLQVRLLCLRAWQPSADWPDLSDATLLAELEDWLLPYLSGIRTIKGCAALNLEQILRSRLDFRQQQRVEKDAPTHIQVPSGSRIRLEYRPGEPPILAVRLQEVFGLAETPAVCQGRIPVVLHLLSPARRPVQITQDLRGFWQSSYFAVRKEMKGRYPKHHWPEEPWSAEATARIKRKK, encoded by the coding sequence TTGCACCTCCCTGATCATCTCCCTGTTTATAAGATCCTCCCCCAGCTTAAAGAGGCCTTGGCCCGGAAGGGCCGCGCTGTCCTGACGGCTCCGCCCGGTTCCGGCAAAACCACCTTGGCTCCCCTTGCCTTGCAGGATGCCTCCTGGCTGCAAGGCAAAAAGATCCTCCTGCTTGAGCCCCGTAGGATTGCGGCCCGGCTGGCAGCGGAATACATGAGCAAGCTCTGCCAGGAAAAGGTCGGTAATACTGTGGGCTACCAGATCCGTTTTGATCGCCGGATTTCGGCCCGAACCAAGGTGGAGGTGATCACTGAGGGCATTCTTTGTCGTCGTCTTCAGCAGGACCCGGAGCTGAGCGATATCGGGCTGGTTATTTTTGATGAGTTTCATGAGCGCAGCTTGAATTCGGATCTGGCCTTTACCCTCTGCCTGGATGTGCTTTCCGGCCTGCGGGATGACCTCCGCCTCTTAGTTATGTCCGCCACCATGGATGCGGAAGCGGTGAGCAGTTTGCTGGATGATGCCCCGATCATCAACGGGCAAGGGCGGATGTTTCCGGTGCGTAAGGAGTATCTCCCGCCCTTGCCACAATTCGCTTCCAGCCGACCTGATCAGCTGGCGCGAAGTACAAGCCGGGCAATTCGTCAGGTTCTTGGGCAGGAACAGGGTGACCTGCTGGTCTTTCTGCCCGGCATGGGGGAAATCAGACGGGTGCAGGAGCAGCTTGCTGATGTGGAAAAGATTATCGTTCGCCCCCTGCACGGCAGCCTGAAACCGGCAGAGCAGGAACTGGCCATTCAGCCTGATGCGGCGGGCAGACAGCGGGTTATCCTGGCGACTACCATTGCCGAGACCAGTGTCACTATTGAGGGAATTACCGCTGTGATTGATTGCGGCTGGAAGCGGGTGCCTCGCTTTGATAATAATTCCGGGCTTTCTCGTTTGGAGACCGTGCGGATCTCCAAGGCCTCGGCAGAACAGCGGGCAGGCAGGGCAGGGCGGCTTGGGCCGGGAGTCTGTTACCAGCTCTGGGATAAGGGCGTTGATGTCGGACTCCAGGCCTTTGATCAGCCGGAGATTTCTCAGGCTGATCTGGCACCCATGGTTTTGGAATTGGCCAACTGGGGGGTGCTTGATCCGGCGCAGCTTTCTTGGCTGACCTCGCCTCCAGCGGCTTCCTTTGCCCAAGGCAAGGAATTGCTCCAGCGGCTGGGCGCTTTGGACCGGCAGGGAAGAATTACCAAGATGGGCCGAGCGATGGCCGATTTTTCGCTTCATCCCCGCTTGGCCAGGATGCTTCTGCTGGCAGATAAGGAAAATCGGCACACAGCCCTTGATCTGGCAGCCCTGCTTTCCGAGCCGGATCTGTTATCGGGCAATGACAGCGCTGATCTGGAGGATCGGCTCTCTTGCCTGCACCGTTTTCGCACCCAAGGCAGGGCAGCGGTTCGCGCCTTGGGTGGGCACATGGGAACCTGTGCGCGGGTGGAACAGAGCACCCGGCAGCTGGCCTCTCTGCTTAAAGGGAAATCAGCGCAAAAGACCCACCAGCTTTCTGTCGGTGGCCTACTGGCTCTGGCCTGGCCGGATCGGGTAGCCCTTCGCCGAAGCCACGGAAGCTATAAACTGGTTTCCGGGCGCGGTGGCCTTCTCCGGCCCCATGATCCCTTGGCAGCTTCCCAATTATTGGTGGTGCCTTCCCTTGATGCAGGTCACCAGGATGGGCGAATTTTTCTCGCTGCCCAGCTTGATCAGGATGAGTTGGAGATCCTGTTTCAGGACGAACTTGCAGAGCAGGACGAGGTGTTCTGGGACAGCACGGCAGAAAGGGTGGTCAGTCGTGCTGTTGTCCGGCTGGGGCAATTGCTGGTCAGTGAAAAGCCGCTCGCTGATCCTGACCCGGCTGCGGTCCAGCATGCTCTGCTTTCAGGAATTCGGGAGCTGGGTATCGAAATCCTGCATTGGTCTGCAAAGGCCCGGCAGCTTCAGGTCCGCTTGCTCTGTCTTCGAGCTTGGCAGCCGTCGGCTGATTGGCCGGATCTGTCCGACGCAACCCTGCTGGCTGAGCTGGAGGATTGGCTGCTCCCCTATCTGAGCGGTATCCGCACGATCAAGGGATGTGCCGCGTTGAATTTGGAGCAGATCCTCCGATCCCGCTTGGATTTCCGGCAACAGCAACGCGTTGAAAAGGACGCGCCTACCCATATCCAGGTACCCAGCGGTTCCAGGATTCGTTTGGAGTACCGTCCCGGCGAACCGCCGATCCTGGCTGTTCGTCTTCAGGAGGTCTTTGGGCTGGCTGAAACCCCTGCGGTCTGCCAAGGCCGGATTCCGGTGGTGCTCCACCTTCTCTCGCCTGCCCGGAGACCGGTGCAGATCACTCAGGATTTGCGTGGCTTCTGGCAGAGCAGTTATTTTGCGGTGCGCAAGGAAATGAAGGGACGCTATCCCAAGCACCATTGGCCCGAGGAACCTTGGTCGGCTGAGGCCACAGCCCGAATAAAGCGCAAAAAATGA
- a CDS encoding metallophosphoesterase translates to MTQKTTITRRRFFRLGVYALAPYGFAFLNGFFIERKWIHLNHIVLSKKPTCRIAHFTDVHHKGDMAYFKKVIAKINSLQPDFVCFTGDLIEEASYLEEAISCLQEIQYPLFGIPGNHDYWSGISFTALQTCCEKTGGAWLLDQEVLSPDGEIAIIGSAGQSVSSQPPLNKGALKRILLHHYPASVDNIPQKFDLILSGHSHGGQVRLPFYGAITLPYGVGKYDMGLFQTKAGPLFVNAGIGYWALPIRILCRPEIALIEI, encoded by the coding sequence ATGACGCAGAAAACAACAATTACCCGGCGCAGGTTCTTCCGCTTGGGCGTATATGCCTTAGCCCCTTACGGTTTTGCCTTTCTTAACGGATTTTTTATTGAACGCAAATGGATTCACCTCAACCACATCGTTCTGAGCAAAAAACCGACTTGCCGCATTGCTCATTTCACTGACGTTCATCATAAAGGTGACATGGCCTATTTCAAGAAGGTCATTGCCAAGATCAACAGCCTCCAACCGGACTTTGTCTGCTTTACCGGCGATCTCATCGAAGAGGCCTCCTACCTTGAAGAAGCCATATCCTGCTTACAGGAGATACAATACCCGCTTTTTGGTATACCTGGCAATCATGATTATTGGAGCGGTATATCATTTACTGCCCTGCAAACATGTTGCGAGAAAACCGGAGGCGCTTGGCTCTTGGACCAAGAAGTATTATCGCCTGACGGAGAAATAGCCATTATCGGCTCAGCAGGTCAGAGTGTCAGCTCTCAGCCACCTCTGAATAAGGGAGCACTTAAACGTATATTGCTACACCATTACCCGGCTTCTGTCGATAATATACCGCAAAAGTTTGATCTTATTCTCTCTGGACACTCACATGGAGGACAGGTTCGCCTGCCGTTTTACGGTGCGATAACTTTGCCTTATGGGGTGGGGAAGTATGACATGGGATTGTTTCAAACAAAGGCAGGACCGCTCTTTGTTAATGCTGGGATAGGGTACTGGGCGCTTCCTATACGTATTCTTTGCCGACCGGAGATTGCCCTGATAGAGATATAA
- a CDS encoding ATP-binding protein — translation MNEQPDPSWKPEEQRGVQPFALVKYFSFTSLSVILVASFVLTWSFSNNARDTMLDRSESYSRMFAENLNRQVFHSFVIPTVIRFGRIALSDDTQFELLDQMVHNITRGMNIEAVTIFDSRENIVSYSTDAALVGKKNIGGLEYKKALAGESTSVLISNGSMLNLLPGASPMFCTLKTYVPFRQERRVGDRSGEIMGVILVVKDLSEDLAAVVSLQLRVMLLSLTVMGILFAVLSAIVIRANRIMEARAEERRELEQQLHEAQRLAVLGSMVASVSHEIKNPLGIVRSTAEILGKRLAKLAPGNEHLAKIIVDEITRLDGIVREFLDFARPKTPTKTSGSFNRLVKRLSLFMNVEFSDKHIELIDDLDPELPECAMDEDQFYQVLLNIVFNAIHAMPEGGKLTVRTFTGPEGLSLAITDTGSGMPPEKLEQIFIPFFTDKNRGTGLGLAITKNIVEQHGGEIAVESEEGVGTTFTVTLPGESDNA, via the coding sequence ATGAACGAACAACCTGATCCGTCCTGGAAGCCTGAAGAACAGCGAGGGGTACAACCCTTTGCCCTGGTAAAATACTTCTCTTTCACTTCGCTCTCTGTCATCCTGGTGGCCTCCTTTGTTTTAACCTGGAGTTTTTCCAATAATGCCCGAGACACCATGCTGGATCGAAGTGAGAGCTATTCCCGCATGTTTGCTGAGAACCTGAATCGTCAGGTTTTTCATAGCTTTGTCATTCCTACGGTTATCCGCTTCGGACGTATTGCGCTTTCTGATGATACCCAGTTTGAGCTGCTGGATCAGATGGTGCATAATATCACCCGAGGCATGAACATCGAAGCGGTCACCATCTTTGACTCCCGGGAGAATATCGTCTCCTACTCCACAGATGCAGCCTTGGTGGGCAAAAAGAATATCGGCGGCCTTGAATACAAGAAGGCCCTGGCTGGAGAAAGCACCTCCGTGCTGATCTCCAACGGGTCCATGCTCAATCTGTTGCCCGGCGCTTCCCCGATGTTCTGTACCCTCAAAACCTATGTCCCTTTTCGCCAGGAGCGACGGGTCGGTGATCGTTCCGGAGAGATTATGGGTGTCATTCTGGTGGTCAAAGATTTATCAGAGGACCTGGCAGCGGTTGTCTCCTTGCAGCTCAGGGTCATGTTGCTTTCCCTGACTGTTATGGGTATCCTATTTGCCGTCCTCAGTGCCATCGTGATTCGGGCTAACCGAATTATGGAGGCTCGTGCTGAGGAGCGACGAGAACTGGAGCAGCAGTTACATGAGGCCCAACGGCTGGCCGTGCTAGGCAGCATGGTCGCCTCTGTTTCCCATGAGATCAAGAATCCCTTGGGCATTGTCCGCTCCACAGCGGAAATCCTTGGCAAACGGCTCGCCAAACTGGCACCGGGTAACGAGCATCTCGCCAAGATTATTGTTGATGAAATTACCCGGCTGGACGGTATTGTCCGAGAATTTCTCGACTTTGCCCGGCCCAAAACCCCGACCAAGACTTCCGGCTCCTTCAATCGCCTTGTGAAACGGTTGTCCCTGTTTATGAACGTTGAGTTCAGCGATAAGCATATTGAACTGATTGACGACCTGGATCCTGAGCTGCCTGAATGCGCTATGGACGAGGATCAGTTCTATCAGGTGCTGCTCAATATCGTTTTTAACGCCATCCATGCCATGCCTGAGGGCGGTAAATTAACGGTTCGCACCTTTACAGGGCCTGAAGGGCTCTCGCTGGCGATCACGGATACCGGATCCGGTATGCCGCCGGAAAAACTGGAGCAGATTTTTATTCCCTTCTTTACCGATAAAAATCGAGGTACCGGCCTGGGACTGGCTATCACCAAGAATATTGTGGAGCAGCATGGGGGTGAGATCGCGGTTGAGAGTGAGGAAGGGGTTGGGACTACTTTTACTGTGACGTTGCCTGGGGAGAGTGATAATGCGTGA
- a CDS encoding DUF1722 domain-containing protein: MRIWDINPGYLNRQSLLGEHRELHGIISIIVNGKKGYSKHPETLRWVGYGWALKMRHELLAAEMSLRGFKEKTPVVTDSNEGAWPKNYIDAPWEQLALLAEKYKQKEQGRIPLPKNGQQVWSQHKYSVMARNVQLYKKIGREVANISSLDSTDEFSALVTLLTETLRTAPSPGGIRNALQHMWGYVSDHVPGSERNTEDWSLSKLLQNVQQGAVGNQEPYLLASTALSELKIWIPKT, translated from the coding sequence ATGCGAATCTGGGACATCAATCCAGGCTACCTGAACCGCCAAAGTTTGCTTGGTGAGCACCGTGAACTGCACGGCATTATCTCTATCATCGTTAACGGTAAAAAGGGATACTCCAAACACCCGGAGACGCTCAGGTGGGTTGGTTACGGATGGGCACTCAAAATGCGGCATGAACTGCTCGCAGCTGAGATGTCGCTACGAGGTTTTAAGGAAAAAACACCTGTGGTAACAGACTCCAACGAAGGGGCTTGGCCGAAAAATTACATTGATGCTCCTTGGGAACAGCTTGCCCTTCTTGCAGAAAAATATAAGCAAAAAGAACAGGGGCGTATTCCCCTCCCAAAAAATGGCCAGCAGGTATGGAGTCAGCATAAGTATTCCGTCATGGCACGCAATGTACAACTCTATAAAAAGATAGGCAGAGAGGTTGCGAACATATCTTCGCTTGATTCGACTGATGAATTCTCCGCACTCGTCACCCTGCTCACAGAAACGCTGAGAACAGCCCCTTCACCCGGTGGTATCCGCAACGCCCTCCAACATATGTGGGGCTATGTTTCTGATCATGTTCCCGGTTCAGAAAGAAACACGGAGGATTGGTCCTTGAGCAAACTCCTTCAGAATGTTCAGCAAGGAGCCGTGGGAAATCAGGAACCGTATTTGCTGGCTTCAACAGCTCTCAGTGAGCTGAAAATATGGATACCTAAAACATAA
- a CDS encoding chorismate-binding protein codes for MKPLNDTTILRLTSRLEQEDDFVFLESSRLSEENHRSFLFRKPSAHLCCRPGDSVPDFLDQVDQARAQGQHLAGWLTYEFGYLLEPCLCRFLPESPIADKPLAILGVYEAPLIFDHKTGLFNNGTGWPLGDLGEKKNASYSCTDLETTITRQEYIRAIQAIQDYIQAGDTYQVNFTLHFDFRFQGSVAALYRALRRNQSVAYSAWIRHQGQDILSFSPELFFAADTKKVRVRPMKGTMSRGRTNAEDETRQHELRTDPKNKSENVMIVDLLRNDLGRLLYVDDQEKQKKMQGQVQPRSLFDVEIYESLLQMTSTIDGVLEQQGQGTAGTGPLSFRRLIEALFPCGSVTGAPKIRTMEIIRELEQQPRGVYCGAIGYTGPEQSCFNVPIRTLELGKGQGRMGIGSGIVTDSVAEAEWEECLLKSHFLTKSKADFQLIETLLWHPENGYFLLEYHLERLQDSARYFHFCHDPEEIRGCLDKRAAELSVDVKNKEGAGQWRVRLLLHRDGRLEISSVPLPEPELSDTVSEKPAEVIFSQEQLDASDPHRLHKTTRRELYNREFQRAVEQGCYDILFTNTAGEITEGAITNIFLRRKKNKPLLTPPTGCGLLAGTYRRMLLEQGKAIEQVLRMEDLLKAEELYVANSVRGLVPVRLRQGQVE; via the coding sequence ATGAAGCCCTTAAACGATACCACTATACTCCGACTGACCTCCCGACTGGAACAAGAGGATGATTTTGTCTTTTTAGAAAGCTCCCGGCTGAGCGAGGAAAATCACCGCTCCTTTCTTTTCCGCAAGCCCTCTGCGCATCTCTGCTGCCGACCCGGCGATTCTGTACCCGACTTTCTTGATCAGGTTGATCAGGCTCGGGCCCAAGGTCAGCATCTTGCCGGCTGGCTGACCTATGAATTCGGTTATCTTCTGGAGCCCTGTCTGTGTCGCTTCCTTCCCGAATCTCCGATTGCGGATAAACCCCTGGCCATACTTGGGGTTTACGAGGCCCCGCTCATCTTTGATCATAAAACCGGGCTGTTCAACAATGGGACAGGATGGCCCCTCGGGGACCTTGGAGAAAAAAAGAATGCATCCTATTCCTGTACCGATCTGGAAACCACTATCACCCGCCAGGAATACATCCGGGCAATTCAAGCTATCCAGGATTATATCCAGGCCGGGGACACCTATCAGGTCAATTTCACCCTCCATTTCGATTTCCGATTCCAGGGCTCGGTTGCTGCCCTGTATCGGGCCCTGCGCCGCAATCAATCCGTGGCCTACAGCGCCTGGATTCGCCATCAGGGGCAGGATATACTCAGTTTTTCACCGGAACTTTTTTTTGCCGCAGATACAAAAAAGGTCCGGGTCAGACCCATGAAGGGCACCATGTCTCGTGGGAGGACAAACGCAGAAGATGAAACGCGTCAGCACGAGCTGCGTACTGATCCAAAAAATAAAAGCGAGAACGTCATGATCGTTGACCTGCTCCGTAATGATCTTGGGCGACTCCTTTATGTGGATGATCAGGAAAAGCAGAAAAAAATGCAAGGCCAGGTGCAGCCCCGATCACTCTTTGATGTGGAAATCTATGAATCTCTCCTGCAAATGACCTCGACCATTGACGGGGTATTGGAGCAACAGGGGCAAGGGACGGCAGGCACCGGTCCGCTTTCTTTCCGACGGCTTATCGAGGCCCTTTTCCCCTGCGGATCAGTGACCGGTGCCCCGAAAATCCGCACCATGGAAATTATTCGTGAGCTGGAGCAACAGCCCAGAGGGGTCTACTGCGGGGCCATCGGCTATACCGGGCCGGAGCAGAGCTGCTTCAACGTGCCGATCCGCACCTTGGAATTGGGCAAGGGACAGGGCAGGATGGGAATCGGCTCAGGCATTGTTACGGACTCGGTTGCTGAGGCTGAATGGGAGGAATGCCTACTCAAGAGCCATTTTCTTACCAAGAGCAAGGCAGATTTCCAGCTCATCGAAACCCTGCTCTGGCACCCTGAAAACGGTTATTTCCTCTTGGAATACCATCTGGAGCGATTGCAGGATTCTGCCCGCTATTTTCATTTCTGCCATGATCCCGAGGAAATTCGGGGATGTTTAGATAAGAGAGCGGCGGAACTGAGCGTGGACGTAAAAAATAAAGAAGGAGCCGGACAATGGCGGGTCCGCCTGCTGCTTCATCGGGACGGTCGCCTAGAGATAAGCTCAGTGCCCTTACCTGAGCCTGAGTTATCTGATACGGTCTCGGAAAAGCCTGCTGAGGTTATCTTTTCCCAAGAGCAGTTGGATGCAAGCGATCCCCATCGTCTCCATAAGACAACTCGTCGGGAACTCTATAACCGAGAATTCCAGCGAGCCGTAGAGCAGGGCTGCTACGATATCCTCTTCACCAATACAGCCGGAGAAATCACTGAGGGCGCGATCACCAATATCTTTCTTCGCCGAAAAAAGAATAAGCCCCTCCTGACCCCGCCGACTGGTTGCGGCCTGCTGGCAGGTACCTATAGGCGGATGCTCCTAGAACAGGGCAAAGCGATCGAACAGGTACTGCGAATGGAGGATCTCCTCAAGGCAGAAGAGCTGTATGTGGCCAATTCCGTACGCGGGCTTGTGCCGGTCCGGTTACGACAGGGGCAGGTAGAGTAA
- a CDS encoding AAA family ATPase yields the protein MLAFIRIQGFKTLLDASFPLTALNIFTGLNGMGKSTLIQALLLLRQSYERNTLFDKGLLLKGEYVSLGTGLDVTAKKIDSLRFILTWSEQKPLHLCFKYAPQSDLQPLEESISLGEYRSPETISLFNKKFQYLSADRVSPEPSYEASRYSIYDLNSLGNHGEYTAHFIAENGQESLTVPALRHPGIPLLDI from the coding sequence ATGCTAGCGTTTATACGCATTCAAGGTTTCAAAACATTACTTGATGCCAGTTTCCCCTTAACAGCCCTGAATATATTTACCGGGTTGAACGGGATGGGCAAGTCCACCCTGATTCAGGCTTTGCTCTTATTGAGGCAGTCCTATGAGCGCAATACCCTGTTTGACAAGGGACTGCTCTTGAAGGGAGAGTATGTCTCCCTTGGAACGGGACTTGATGTCACTGCAAAAAAAATAGACTCTCTGAGATTTATTTTAACGTGGTCAGAGCAAAAACCATTACACCTTTGTTTTAAGTATGCTCCCCAATCAGATCTTCAGCCGCTGGAGGAGTCTATTTCCCTTGGAGAATATCGTTCGCCGGAAACAATAAGTTTGTTTAATAAAAAATTCCAATATCTCTCCGCTGACCGAGTAAGCCCTGAACCCTCCTATGAGGCATCCCGTTACTCGATATATGATCTTAATTCATTAGGAAATCATGGAGAATACACGGCTCATTTTATCGCGGAGAACGGACAAGAATCTCTTACAGTACCTGCCTTGCGACATCCAGGCATCCCGTTACTCGATATATGA